A segment of the Carassius carassius chromosome 21, fCarCar2.1, whole genome shotgun sequence genome:
TAGAGCTGTATAATCACACACATTTGCCATATATCACTTCACCAATTCTTTATCTAGTGAAACCTAAAACAATGTGTCATACCGATGAGCCAGATTACAGTTTCGCTGACATGGTTGAATGATTTCTATGAATGGCAGGGATTAAAATTTCAGTTGTATTGTATATCCCACCCCCAGTCTTCAATCTTTTCATTTTAACCACTAGTGTTGCACCTTAGCGTTCGGTTTCATTCGAGTTTCATACAgcttcttttctctctctgtccattTAACAGCCGTGTTGGCTGTTGAGTCTGATGTATTCTACCCTCAGGGCGAGTGATGGCTTCTCCTTGCACTGTCCCCTGCACCGCTTGCCTCATGTACACTTTAGCTCTCTCTGTCAGCAGATTATGGTTGATATTTGTGGTCCAGTGCTACTGCATGTCCAGTCTGATTTAGGTCCTGAAGTAACCCTACCTGAACCTCTCCTCCTGCAGTGACTGCATCACTAGCCTGCACTCCTTCATATATCCGCTCCTCACAGTGTCCAGCGTCTCCTCCAGGCGAGTCTGTGCGTCTCGCAGCTCCTGCAGCTCCTGCATCAGCGTGTctaggctgctgctgtggccccGCTCCAGCGTGTTCCCCCTGGAGCCGGGCGGACCCCCGGGGGCCCCAGTCATGCTGTTGGATCCTGAGGTGGCACTGGAGCAGTCCTCATCGCTGCCGAACTTGGAGCTGGACTGCAGGTGTGCGGCGTCTTCGGCCTCCTCGGGCCCGTCCCTCAGCACGCTGATGTTGTCTGCACTGCCGAAGCGGTGGCGGATGAGCGAGGCGATCTCACGCGGTTTGGAGGCCACGGCCCCCGCGGCCGAGTGCAGGCTGTCCACCACCCCCTCGCTGAGGCCTGTGATGACCCGGGCCCCCACGTCCTTCAGGCCCTGCTGCATGTCCCTCAGCATGTCTTTGGGCTGCCGCTGCACGCCGCTGTGCTCCGCCTCGCGCAGACGCCGGTGGTAATGCTCCACCTTACGCTGCAGCTGGGCGATGCTCGCCGCCGCCTTGTGGTTCTTCTTCTCAAACACCTGAGGATGGAGGGGTGTGGACGAGTGAGTgaaaaatgccattttaaaatgaaaactatccCCATCTATACTAGCgttttcactgcatttcagaAACCATCTCCGTCCACACTCTACACAAGCGAAAACTCATGTCACGTGACCATTCATGCAGGTACAACCATAAATACATATAGGCAGTACAGCTGCAGGATTAATAGGGCTGGGACAATAAATCAATGCATTGCGATTTGTGGATCGATTCTGAGATTTTGGGAATGCATCGTGATTCTCTCTCGAACACATTATGAGCTTAGTTTTTAACACCTGATGGTGCTCCAGGTTAGTTTTTAACTACACTCAAATGCTCACAGAGAAGAGCGCTTGTGTGGTCAGCTGAGTAATGACCATTTTCAAATGTACTTGCACATCTGCTTTAACGCAGACCACTATGAACATAATTCACTTGAACCTTTTGACTTTatgaatcatcggtacaaccctcccttctctcCAAGAACCGTACGTATCTTAGGTtcaagtggtgtgtgtgtgaaaggaaCTGGAAGCTATTTCTAAAGCAcgcagtgccatctgctgttataaactaagctcagaatcgattcaagAGAGAATGGCGATGCCTTCAGAAAACATCAGAATCAATGCAGAGTCATTTCTTGATTTACGATGCTTTGATTTATTGTCCCAGCCCTAACAATTAACTGTTAAAAAAGCTGTGTTTTCAATTCAAACACCCATGCAATctcatttttaaatgacaatgaTTCACTCGTGTCTATTAAAcctttgaaaaaaaatcatactgcaACATACAAATCTGCGTTCACACTGCCGCTGACACAGACAGAGCACATTTAACAGCTTCACACAGtattatttctgtcttacagtcaTTCATATTAATCACAGAAATAAAGGCATGAAAGCGTATAGCTCAAATAAAAACATCAGAGCAAATCCCCTTTTGAAAGTAATTGGGTTTGggccttttatttgtatttagccttcatacaaacaataaatgtgaaatcactgtcaaataatcctaattaatattaatatctttaactTCAAACTATAGGCTAACATAAACTACCAGCCCAACATTTTTGAACAGTTAGACTTTTAAAGTTTCTAAAGATTTCTCTTCTGTtcacaaagcctgcatttatatgatccaaaacacagcaaaaacagtaacattttgaaacatttttttttatttaaaataaaatattttaaaatatttaaatctaagagagtttagctccaaccctgagcAACAAGATTAGAATAACCCTGCTCTAAAGTTATTgtgataaatgtgtaaaagatTAGGAAAACTGAGTGTATAAATAACTGAATAGTTATCAGTTTATGACCAATCAAAATATTCTGTTCATTTGAAAGAACCACAAATCACAGAGTTTTGTTAGTTGTGTTTGGACAAACAGTACATAAATGCTTGTGATTCGTGTAAAACCTTCAGATGTTTTAAAGTATTGGTTGGTTGTATTAACTATTGTGAAAACATTTGAGTTTTGTGCACACTGTTTGGAGGAAATTATTTGCATGATTTGCGATTtgtataaaatgaatgaaaacatatAATCTGTTTAGGACCATCACTTGTGTTAACTGTTTCGAGAACAGTGATCTGAGTTTGGAGACGTGACATATCGGTTGTAATGGTCAaatgaatgttttgaaatgtgaactgatatttcctactgacacactacagcaacggatagaaataactgacttcaaACCAtgtttagctggtgaaaatactagtgttatAATCATTTTGACCAGCACTGTAAATGTATTAATGGTACAGAAAGCAGCTCAAGTCATGTCTTTTGATTTTAGGTCCCCGGTGGTGATGTGGTACCTGTTTGATGCGGGCGCTCTGCTGTTTGTCGCTGGCATTGCTGGCCAGTTTGAGGTACTCGGCCACATTCTCGTCGCGGGCCGCCTGCTCGATGCGCAGCTGCTCGGTGAGCTTCAGGATCTTCTGCTGCAGCTGTGCGATGGCCTGCCGTGTGCGCTGGGGGTCCAGACCGGCGTCCTCCGAGCCCAGCAGAGAACCGCCCTCCAGCCTCTCGATCTGACCAACACACACAACAGACTCAAGTCAGGACACTTCATGGAAAATAGGTCTTTCCGTCTCTTTTTGCTGACACAATGAAGCAATCGGCTGCTTCTGCAATCAGCATGAATACAGACGGAGCCTAAcatctcaatcacacacacacacacacacacacacacacacacacacacacacacacacacacacacacacacacacattaggttTCTGTGAACTTGTGGGActtcccatagacttccattccTTTCATAATGACCAAACAATATCAGCCAACCTTATACATActtacactttcagataaacacctttactattttttatcatttttcctGTCGTGGGGACAAAACAATGTCAAAGATTTCGGGTTTTACTATCCATGTGGGGACATCTGATCCCAACAATGTAGCAtacacaagtacacacacacacacacacacacacacacacctacatttTAAGAGACTACAGTGCCTTGTTTTTGTTAACTACATACACAATCAAAGTAGATTTGTTGAAAACTGGTCTTAGTATCTCATCACAACTTGGTGTTTCAGGCAAACTGATCATGAAGGTCGTTCCAGGGGAATCAAGACAAGGATCCTCGTATCTCCCACTGGAATATTAAAAGACTGTACAGTAAACAGTGGTTCAGATATTGAGGTCAGTTCAGTCTGATCATATGGTCTTGTTCTGTCAGACAGCAGTGTTTAAAA
Coding sequences within it:
- the tmcc1a gene encoding transmembrane and coiled-coil domains protein 1 isoform X1 → MHWEQLLRARNGKIERLEGGSLLGSEDAGLDPQRTRQAIAQLQQKILKLTEQLRIEQAARDENVAEYLKLASNASDKQQSARIKQVFEKKNHKAAASIAQLQRKVEHYHRRLREAEHSGVQRQPKDMLRDMQQGLKDVGARVITGLSEGVVDSLHSAAGAVASKPREIASLIRHRFGSADNISVLRDGPEEAEDAAHLQSSSKFGSDEDCSSATSGSNSMTGAPGGPPGSRGNTLERGHSSSLDTLMQELQELRDAQTRLEETLDTVRSGYMKECRLVMQSLQEERFRCERLEEQVNDMTELHQNEILNLKQELASMEEKISYQSNERARDLQEALEACQTRVSKMELQQQVEGLENATARTLLGKLITVLLALMAVLLVFFSTLANCVVPLMKTRSRSISSLLAFLLLAVLWRNWDSFSGHTSRLLHVPR
- the tmcc1a gene encoding transmembrane and coiled-coil domains protein 1 isoform X2, with amino-acid sequence MVQRFSLRRQYSQIERLEGGSLLGSEDAGLDPQRTRQAIAQLQQKILKLTEQLRIEQAARDENVAEYLKLASNASDKQQSARIKQVFEKKNHKAAASIAQLQRKVEHYHRRLREAEHSGVQRQPKDMLRDMQQGLKDVGARVITGLSEGVVDSLHSAAGAVASKPREIASLIRHRFGSADNISVLRDGPEEAEDAAHLQSSSKFGSDEDCSSATSGSNSMTGAPGGPPGSRGNTLERGHSSSLDTLMQELQELRDAQTRLEETLDTVRSGYMKECRLVMQSLQEERFRCERLEEQVNDMTELHQNEILNLKQELASMEEKISYQSNERARDLQEALEACQTRVSKMELQQQVEGLENATARTLLGKLITVLLALMAVLLVFFSTLANCVVPLMKTRSRSISSLLAFLLLAVLWRNWDSFSGHTSRLLHVPR